TGTCGGCTCATTTTTATATTTTAAATCCTGTGGAGGAGAACCTATCGAACTATACTGAAGAATTTTATTGTTTTTACCAATCTCGGTATGACCGTCAATAAAAACATAAGGACCGATAATAGTTCCGTCTCCCATCTTTACATGCTGCCCGATAAAAGAGTAAGGCCCTATCTCAACATCTCCAAGCTCTGCACCTTTTGAAATTATAGCAGTTGGATGGATATTCATTCTTCCACCTTAACAAGAGCAGTAAGCAATTCACCCTCTGCAACAACTTTGTCTTTTACGATCGCCCTGCAATAAAAGTTTATGAAGTTTTTAATCCGTTTTTTTAAAGTTGACTCGAGAATGATATTATCTCCGGGATAGATGGGATGCCTGAACTTAAAGCTGTTTACTCCCGCGAGATAGGGTTTCCCTTTTGTCAATTCAGGTATAGAAAACATTGCTAGTATGCCGCTTGTCTGCGCAAGCGCTTCAATAATGATCACGCCAGGCAACGTCGGAGAACCAGGGAAATGTCCTGCAAATATTTGCTCG
This region of Deltaproteobacteria bacterium genomic DNA includes:
- the fabZ gene encoding 3-hydroxyacyl-ACP dehydratase FabZ, translated to MKLDINEIMKLIPQRYPFLFVDRVEELVKGEKIIALKNVSINEQIFAGHFPGSPTLPGVIIIEALAQTSGILAMFSIPELTKGKPYLAGVNSFKFRHPIYPGDNIILESTLKKRIKNFINFYCRAIVKDKVVAEGELLTALVKVEE